A window of Agrobacterium vitis genomic DNA:
TGTAGATATCGATGATCGAGGCCATGCTGGGAGTGGCGACAAACACACCGCGATTGGCCTCGTGGCGCAGCAAGCCATCCTTGGTCAGCAGCCGAAAGGCTTCCCGCAGCGAATTGCGCGACACGTCGAGCCGGGTGCTGAGTGCTGCCTCCGACAGCCGCTGGCCCGGCTTCAACTCCCCGGCGATCAGTTGATCGCGGATTTTTGTTACCAGTCGCTCCGCCAACGAAAGGCTTTCATCCTCGTCTGCCATAGGTCCCTCTTGTCCAACCGCGAACATGTTCAGCGGCGGCCATCCTTCGCCGGGACTATTGCCGATGCCCCCCGGCAGAGCAAGGCAGTGCGGAAAACGGGGCAGACTTGCCCACACCATTGGCATGTCATGCCGATATCGCAGGCAAGTCGCCCATGAAATAAACAGAATGATGGAACGATAAAATAAAATTGTTCAACAATATTGACGGAATTGTGAAACGTGGCAGACTGCCTGCATGGATCATCCGCAGAGGGGCGGATGACGATGACCATGGAGCCTCCCAATGGCGCAGAACCACGTCCCAGCGCGCGATCCGCAGAAGATCGCCGTGACAAATAATTCAGGATCACAATCCCCCAAAACCCGTCGCGCCGCGCTGACAGCGGCGGTTTTCCTGATGGCAACATCGGCGATCGGGCCGGGCTTCATTACCCAGACGGCCACCTTTACCGCGACCATGGGGGCAGCCTTTGCGTTCGGCATCCTGGCCTCGATCATCATCGACTTCGTCGTCCAGTTGAATATCTGGCGGATCGTCACGCTCACCCGGATGCGCGCCTCAGATATTGCCAATGCCGCCATTCCCGGCTCCGGCTATCTGCTTGCGGTTCTGGTGATTATCGGCGGGCTGTTCTTCAACATCGGCAATATTGGCGGCACCGGCCTTGGTCTCAACGCCATGCTGGGCCTTGACCCGAAATGGGGCGGTGCCATCAGCGCCCTGCTCTCCATTGGCATTTTCCTATCAAAGCGCGCCGGGCTGGCAATCGACCGCTTCATCATCGTCGCTGGCGTGCTGATGATCGCCCTGACGCTGTTTGTCGCCTATGTATCCGGCCCGCCACTGTTAGAGGCGCTACGCCAGACGATCCTGCCCGACACCATCAATTTTGCCACCATCACCACCATTGTCGGCGGCACGGTTGGCGGTTACATCACCTATTCCGGCGCGCATCGCCTGCTGGACAAGGGCACCGTCGGCATTGAAAATCTCGGTGCTGTCAACCGCGCCGCCCTGACCGGCATCGCCGTGACTGGCGTCATGCGTTATGTGCTGTTTTTGGCTGTGCTTGGTGTCGTCACCAGCGGCGTGGTCATCGACATTTCCGGCAAAAGCGCCAATCCGGCTGCACAAGCCTTCCAGAGCGCCGCCGGTAATATCGGTCTTCGCCTGTTCGGCGTCATTTTCTGGGCCGCCGCCATCACCAGCGTCATCGGCGCAGCCTATACATCGGTCTCGTTCCTGACCGCCTTCAAACAGGATATGAGCGAGCGGGCGCGCAATCTCGCCACCGTGGCATTCATCGCCATTTCGCTGTTCTTCTACATCATCATGACCACCCCGCCCGCGCAAATGCTGGTCTTCGTTGGTGGCCTGAACGGGTTGATCCTACCTATCGGCCTGTCGATCTTCATCTATGCCGCCTGGGCGCGCTCCGACCTGATGGGCGGCTATCGCTATCCGCGCTGGCTTTTGATCCTCGGCATCCTTACCTGCGCGCTGACATGGTACATGGCCTATAAATCGGTCGGGCCAATCTTCGCCCTGCTTGGCCTGTAAACACGGACCGTTTAAAAAAGGAAGGAACGCACATGGCTGCCATCGATCTCAACAGCGACCTTGGGGAAAGCTACGGCGCATGGAGCATGGGCGACGATGCGGCCATGCTGGCCGTGGTTTCCAGCGCCAATATCGCCTGCGGCTTTCATGCGGGCGACCCGTCCGGCATCTGGAAAACCGTCAAGGCCGCCGCTGAAAATGGCGTATCGATTGGCGCCCATGTGTCCTATCCTGACCGCGTCGGCTTTGGCCGGCGCGACATGGACGTGACCAGTGAAGAGCTGATCGCCGACGTGATCTACCAGATCGGTGCCCTGAAAGGCATGGCGGCTGCCGCTGGCACCTCAGTTACTTATGTTAAGCCGCATGGGGCGCTCTATAACCGGATCGCCAATGATGCCCGTCAGGGCAAGGCGGTGATCGATGCCATCAACGCCATCGATGCCTCGCTGGTGCTGATGGGACTGGCAGGCGCACCTATTCTGGATCTCGCCCGCACGTCCGGCTTAAGCGTGGTCGCGGAAGCCTTTGCCGACCGCGCCTATACGCCGCAAGGCCAACTCGTCTCGCGCCGGGAAGCAGGCGCGGTCCTGCATAATGCGGAAAAGATCGCCAGCCGCATGGTGCAGCTTGCCCGCCAAGGCACGCTGGAAGCCATCGATGGCAGCGTGATCAAGGTCGAGGCGCAATCGATCTGCGTGCATGGCGACAGCCCCGGCGCGGTCGCCATTGCCCAGGAAATCCGCAGGCGCTTCGAGGCTGAGGGCATTGCCGTCCAGCCGTTTGTAAAAGTATAGGGAGAAAGGCGATGATTGCCTTGAAGCATCTGGCGCATTGGGATGTCGAACCGGCGCGTGCTGCACGCGCCCGTTATCGCAGTGGAGACGTGGAGCCGACTTCAGGCATTGCCCCTGGCTTCACCCAGGCCAACATGATCGTCCTGCCGCGCGACTGGGCCTTTGACTTCCTGCTCTATGCGCAGCGCAATCCCAAGGCTTGTCCGGTCCTTGATGTCTCCGATCCCGGTTCGCATCTGACGGAACTGGCCAAAGGTGCCGATCTGCGCACCGATTTGCCGCTCTACCGGATCTGGCGCGATGGCAAGCTGGCGGAGGAAACACCCGATGCCACCGCCGCCTGGGCCGAGCATCCCGATCTCGTCAGCTTCCTGATCGGATGCAGCTTCACCTTTGAGACCCCGATGGTGGAAGCGGGCATCGAAATCCGCCACATGACTGATAAAAGCAATGTGCCGATGTATCTGACCAATCAACCATGCCGCCCGGCAGGCCGTTTACATGGCAATATGGTGGTGTCGA
This region includes:
- a CDS encoding putative hydro-lyase, which codes for MIALKHLAHWDVEPARAARARYRSGDVEPTSGIAPGFTQANMIVLPRDWAFDFLLYAQRNPKACPVLDVSDPGSHLTELAKGADLRTDLPLYRIWRDGKLAEETPDATAAWAEHPDLVSFLIGCSFTFETPMVEAGIEIRHMTDKSNVPMYLTNQPCRPAGRLHGNMVVSMRPIPASRVADAATISGRFPAVHGAPVHVGAPEQIGIVDLAKPQFGDPVRIAPGEVPVFWACGVTPQAAVMASGVPFAITHAPGHMFITDIPDSAYHA
- a CDS encoding NRAMP family divalent metal transporter, with the translated sequence MATSAIGPGFITQTATFTATMGAAFAFGILASIIIDFVVQLNIWRIVTLTRMRASDIANAAIPGSGYLLAVLVIIGGLFFNIGNIGGTGLGLNAMLGLDPKWGGAISALLSIGIFLSKRAGLAIDRFIIVAGVLMIALTLFVAYVSGPPLLEALRQTILPDTINFATITTIVGGTVGGYITYSGAHRLLDKGTVGIENLGAVNRAALTGIAVTGVMRYVLFLAVLGVVTSGVVIDISGKSANPAAQAFQSAAGNIGLRLFGVIFWAAAITSVIGAAYTSVSFLTAFKQDMSERARNLATVAFIAISLFFYIIMTTPPAQMLVFVGGLNGLILPIGLSIFIYAAWARSDLMGGYRYPRWLLILGILTCALTWYMAYKSVGPIFALLGL
- a CDS encoding 5-oxoprolinase subunit PxpA, giving the protein MAAIDLNSDLGESYGAWSMGDDAAMLAVVSSANIACGFHAGDPSGIWKTVKAAAENGVSIGAHVSYPDRVGFGRRDMDVTSEELIADVIYQIGALKGMAAAAGTSVTYVKPHGALYNRIANDARQGKAVIDAINAIDASLVLMGLAGAPILDLARTSGLSVVAEAFADRAYTPQGQLVSRREAGAVLHNAEKIASRMVQLARQGTLEAIDGSVIKVEAQSICVHGDSPGAVAIAQEIRRRFEAEGIAVQPFVKV